The proteins below are encoded in one region of Xenopus laevis strain J_2021 chromosome 8L, Xenopus_laevis_v10.1, whole genome shotgun sequence:
- the sult1c3.L gene encoding sulfotransferase family 1C member 3 L homeolog — MSGKLQSMEGIRIAGVIATNWQQIRTFQARLGDVLIATYPKSGTTWVQEIVDLILNEGNEEICRRSPTHERIPFVELLHLMKPGPEEVNAMPSPRVLKTHLPVQLVPPLFWKYKCKVIYVARNPRDTLTSYFHFDHMVKIHPDPESWEEYLHRFMKGDVGWGSWYDHVKGFWEQKDEHNILYLFFEDIKRNSINEIRKVMRFLDKDLSEEVLEKIAHLSSFNQMMENPMANYSAFPSDVLDQSQYKFMRKGKVGDWKNHFTVQQNEMFEAYYQQQMHGCTMKFRYEIEDEEAAPRTKAFQNM; from the exons ATGTCGGGAAAACTGCAAAGCATGGAAGGCATCCGTATTGCTGGCGTTATTGCCACAAACTGGCAGCAAATTCGCACGTTCCAAGCCAGACTTGGGGATGTGTTGATTGCCACCTATCCCAAATCAG GTACCACCTGGGTTCAAGAGATAGTGGACCTTATACTGAATGAGGGCAACGAAGAGATCTGTAGGAGATCTCCTACCCACGAGAGGATCCCCTTTGTAGAGCTACTGCATCTGATGAAACCAG GACCAGAAGAGGTCAACGCGATGCCATCACCAAGAGTGCTGAAGACCCATCTTCCTGTGCAACTTGTACCCCCATTGTTCTGGAAATACAAATGCAAG GTGATTTACGTAGCCAGGAACCCAAGGGACACCTTGACATCCTATTTTCATTTTGATCACATGGTCAAAATCCACCCAGATCCAGAAAGTTGGGAGGAGTATCTCCACAGATTCATGAAGGGTGATG TGGGCTGGGGCTCATGGTATGATCATGTTAAAGGATTCTGGGAACAGAAAGATGAACACAATATCTTATATCTCTTTTTTGAAGACATCAAACGG AACTCCATCAATGAGATACGCAAAGTGATGAGGTTCTTGGATAAAGACCTCTCTGAAGAGGTTCTGGAGAAGATAGCACACCTGAGTTCCTTTAACCAGATGATGGAGAACCCAATGGCCAATTATTCTGCTTTCCCCTCAGATGTACTAGACCAGTCTCAGTATAAGTTCATGCGGAAAG GTAAGGTAGGGGACTGGAAGAACCACTTTACAGTTCAACAGAATGAGATGTTTGAGGCATATTACCAACAGCAGATGCACGGCTGTACTATGAAGTTTCGTTATGAGATAGAAGATGAGGAGGCCGCACCAAGAACAAAAGCTTTCCAGAATATGTAG
- the surf1.L gene encoding surfeit locus protein 1: MALPAVRMLLGGSGVRKLLLLSSVKAQLLNTPVTLAYSATPCRCMKSGHTYLPKSLRFFATRSSSSVSSAAESSEDTILKWILLLIPVATFSLGTWQVKRRSWKLNLIQEMETRVSGKPIPLPTDSMELRELEYCPVKVKGHFDHSKELYILPRTLVDPEREARQAGQLASNTQSGAQVITPFYCTDLGITILVNRGFVPKNKVNPETRPKGQVSGEVELVGIVRLTEARKPFVPHNDPTRNLWHYKDLAAMAQVVGAEPILIDADRGSTVPGGPIGGQTRVTLRNEHMQYIVTWYGLCAATTYLWCKKFLMKVAL, encoded by the exons ATGGCGCTGCCCGCGGTTAGGATGCTGCTCGGAGGCTCTGGGGTCAGGAAACTCCTGCTCTTGTCCAGTGTAAAGGCGCAG CTGCTGAACACTCCTGTTACACTGGCATACTCCGCAACTCCCTGTCGCTGCATGAAATCTGGCCACACCTACCTTCCAAAGA GTCTCCGCTTCTTCGCAACAAGATCTTCCAGCTCAGTGTCCTCTGCAGCAGAGTCGAGCGAAGACACAATCCTCAAATGGATCCTCCTGCTCATCCCGGTGGCCACTTTCAGCTTGGGGACTTGGCAG GTTAAGAGGCGCAGCTGGAAGCTGAATCTAATACAAGAGATGGAGACTCGAGTTTCTGGAAAGCCAATACCACTCCCAACCGA CTCCATGGAGCTTAGGGAATTGGAATATTGCCCTGTGAAGGTCAAAGGTCACTTTGACCACTCCAAGGAGCTGTACATTTTACCTCGAACCCTGGTGGATCCAGAGAGGGAGGCTCGGCAAGCCGGCCAATTGGCATCAAACACCCAGAGCGGCGCCCAAGTGATAACGCCTTTTTACTGCACTGATCTTGG AATCACTATCCTGGTGAATAGAGGATTTGTCCCCAAGAACAAGGTCAATCCGGAAACTCGACCCAAGGGGCAG GTTTCCGGAGAAGTGGAGCTGGTAGGAATTGTTAGACTCACAGAGGCGCGAAAACCTTTTGTCCCACATAATGACCCCACGAGGAATCTGTGGCATTACAAGGATCTTGCAGCAATGGCTCAGGTTGTTGGAGCAGAGCCAATACTTATAGATGCCGATCGAG GTAGCACAGTCCCAGGAGGACCTATTGGAGGACAAACTAGGGTGACTTTAAGAAATGAGCACATGCAGTACATTGTTACATG GTATGGATTGTGCGCAGCCACCACTTATCTATGGTGCAAGAAGTTCTTAATGAAAGTAGCTCTGTAG
- the surf2.L gene encoding surfeit 2 L homeolog — MDGLPEDVRLFLQQHPSLQLSAGNKVRCILTGHELACRLPELQSFTGGKKYQNLTRSSSSFDFTSFEPHVVPSTKNPKQLFCKLTLRHINKIPEHIQRHVQGKRYTRALQRYEECKQNGVEFVPACLLNKTKPKHKSGSEKPAGRKDNKWEPPDSNSEDSDSADSMSDLYPAQMFTQKNPEKEQDDSFQSDSDEEMEVEPPQNQNKRQQRQNGPAKKKFKKNHHKSKHFRKSAAK, encoded by the exons ATGGACGGGCTGCCTGAGGATGTGCGTCTTTTCCTGCAGCAGCACCCGAGTCTGCAGCTCAGCGCCGGCAATAAG GTGCGCTGTATTCTGACTGGACATGAGCTGGCCTGCAGACTCCCTGAACTGCAAAGCTTCACCGGAGGGAAGAAGTACCAGAATTTAACCCGTTCCTCCAGCTCTTTCGACTTCACCAGTTTTGAGCCACACGTTGTGCCAAGTACTAAAAATCC GAAGCAGCTGTTCTGCAAGCTGACTCTTCGTCACATCAACAAGATCCCAGAGCATATCCAGCGCCACGTGCAGGGCAAACGTTATACTAGAGCTTTGCAGAGAT ATGAGGAGTGCAAGCAGAATGGAGTGGAGTTTGTCCCCGCTTGTCTTCTGAACAAAACAAAACCAAAGCACAAGTCTGGCAGCGAAAAGCCGGCAGGCAGAAAGGATAACAAGTGGGAGCCGCCAGATAGTAATTCGGAGGACAGCGACTCTGCAGACAGCATGAGTGACTTGTATCCAG CCCAGATGTTTACCCAGAAAAACCCAGAGAAGGAACAAGATGACAGTTTTCAGTCAGATAGTGATGAGGAGATGGAAGTTGAGCCCCCACAGAATCAGAATAAAAGGCAACAG AGACAGAATGGTCCAGCCAAGAAGAAATTTAAAAAGAACCATCATAAATCCAAACATTTCAGAAAGTCGGCTGCTaaataa